Proteins encoded by one window of Burkholderia plantarii:
- a CDS encoding glycosyltransferase family 2 protein encodes MNIHDYSVTFACHNQIEYTRQCIDSLIGHGMPLDRVVVVDNASSDSTRDYLATLPLGGRIFNHDNLGCGAAWNQGILHRQSEWTVVMNNDVLVSAQWIENLIGTAVRHGVRVASPALIEGSLDYDFNRQAPVWSHTMRDARRVGTCHAVCLLVHRSVWMEVGYFRASPQLLGFEDTLFFHELAKARVPSEIVGAAWLHHYGSITQSEMKRERGLSARQGLGMRNNYQLLGQSWLSRKLDKLERTRRGRAWRASELADYGMTLHGVRRHHDFEWN; translated from the coding sequence GTGAACATCCACGATTATTCGGTCACGTTTGCCTGCCACAACCAGATCGAGTACACGCGCCAGTGCATCGACAGCCTGATCGGCCACGGTATGCCGCTCGATCGCGTGGTGGTGGTCGACAATGCCTCGTCGGACAGCACGCGTGACTATCTGGCTACGCTGCCGCTCGGCGGCCGGATCTTCAATCACGACAATCTCGGCTGCGGCGCGGCCTGGAACCAGGGCATCCTGCACCGGCAGTCCGAGTGGACCGTGGTGATGAACAACGACGTGCTGGTGTCGGCGCAGTGGATCGAGAACCTGATCGGCACCGCGGTGCGCCACGGCGTGCGGGTCGCTTCGCCCGCGCTGATCGAGGGCTCGCTCGACTACGATTTCAATCGGCAGGCGCCGGTCTGGAGCCACACCATGCGCGATGCGCGGCGTGTCGGCACCTGCCACGCGGTCTGCCTGCTCGTGCATCGCAGCGTCTGGATGGAGGTCGGCTATTTCCGCGCCTCGCCGCAGCTGCTCGGCTTCGAGGACACGCTGTTCTTTCATGAACTCGCGAAGGCACGGGTGCCGTCCGAGATCGTCGGCGCGGCGTGGCTGCATCACTACGGTTCGATCACGCAGTCGGAGATGAAGCGCGAGCGCGGCCTGTCCGCGCGGCAGGGGCTCGGGATGCGCAACAACTACCAGTTGCTCGGGCAGAGCTGGCTGTCGCGCAAGCTCGACAAGCTCGAGCGCACGCGGCGCGGCCGCGCGTGGCGCGCCAGCGAACTCGCCGACTACGGCATGACGCTGCACGGCGTGCGCCGGCACCACGATTTCGAATGGAACTGA
- the ettA gene encoding energy-dependent translational throttle protein EttA, translating into MAQYVFTMNRVGKIVPPKRQILKDISLSFFPGAKIGLLGLNGSGKSTLIRIMAGVDKDIEGEATPMPNLNIGYLPQEPQLDPTKTVREAVEEGLGDVFGAQKKLDEIYAAYAEPDADFDALAAEQAKYEAILATADGGSPEQQIEIAADALRLPAWDAKIEHLSGGEKRRVALCKLLLEKPDMLLLDEPTNHLDAESVEWLEQFLTRFPGTVVAVTHDRYFLDNAAEWILELDRGHGIPWKGNYSSWLDQKEERLKQEEASESARQKAIKKELEWVRQNPKGRQAKSKARIARFEELSSQEYQKRNETQEIFIPAGERLGNEVIEFKNVSKAYGDRLLIDDLSFKIPAGAIVGIIGPNGAGKSTLFRMLTGKEQPDSGEIVHGPTVKLAYVDQSRDALAAEKTVFEEISGGADVLTVGKYETPSRAYIGRFNFKGGDQQKIVGNLSGGERGRLHLAKTLIAGGNVLLLDEPSNDLDVETLRALEDALLEFAGSVMVISHDRWFLDRIATHILAFEGDSQVVFFDGNYQEYEADKRARLGEEAAKPKRIRFKPISR; encoded by the coding sequence ATGGCCCAATACGTATTCACGATGAACCGGGTCGGCAAGATCGTGCCGCCCAAGCGCCAGATCCTGAAAGACATCTCGCTGTCGTTCTTCCCCGGCGCGAAAATCGGCCTGCTCGGCCTGAACGGCTCGGGCAAGTCGACGCTGATCCGCATCATGGCGGGCGTCGACAAGGACATCGAGGGCGAAGCCACGCCGATGCCGAACCTGAACATCGGCTACCTGCCGCAGGAGCCGCAGCTCGACCCGACCAAGACCGTCCGCGAGGCGGTGGAGGAAGGGCTCGGCGACGTGTTCGGCGCGCAGAAGAAGCTCGACGAGATCTACGCCGCCTACGCCGAACCCGACGCCGATTTCGACGCGCTCGCGGCCGAGCAGGCCAAGTACGAGGCGATCCTCGCCACCGCCGACGGCGGCAGCCCCGAGCAGCAGATCGAGATCGCGGCCGACGCGCTGCGCCTGCCGGCCTGGGATGCGAAGATCGAGCACCTGTCGGGCGGCGAGAAGCGCCGCGTCGCGCTCTGCAAGCTGCTGCTCGAGAAGCCCGACATGCTGCTGCTCGACGAGCCGACCAACCACCTCGACGCGGAATCGGTCGAGTGGCTCGAACAGTTCCTGACGCGCTTCCCGGGCACCGTGGTGGCGGTCACCCACGATCGCTACTTCCTCGACAACGCGGCCGAGTGGATTCTCGAACTCGACCGCGGCCACGGCATCCCCTGGAAGGGCAACTACAGCAGCTGGCTCGACCAGAAGGAAGAGCGGCTGAAGCAGGAAGAGGCGTCCGAATCGGCGCGCCAGAAGGCGATCAAGAAGGAACTGGAGTGGGTGCGCCAGAACCCGAAGGGCCGCCAGGCGAAATCGAAGGCGCGGATCGCCCGCTTCGAGGAACTGAGCAGCCAGGAATACCAGAAGCGCAACGAAACGCAGGAAATCTTCATTCCGGCGGGCGAGCGCCTCGGCAACGAAGTGATCGAGTTCAAGAACGTCAGCAAGGCCTACGGCGACCGCCTGCTGATCGACGACCTCAGCTTCAAGATCCCGGCCGGCGCGATCGTCGGCATCATCGGGCCGAACGGCGCGGGCAAGTCGACGCTGTTCCGCATGCTGACGGGCAAGGAGCAGCCGGATTCGGGCGAGATCGTGCACGGCCCGACCGTCAAGCTCGCCTACGTCGACCAGAGCCGCGACGCGCTCGCGGCCGAGAAGACCGTGTTCGAGGAAATCTCGGGCGGCGCCGACGTGCTGACGGTGGGCAAGTACGAAACGCCGTCGCGCGCCTACATCGGCCGCTTCAACTTCAAGGGCGGCGACCAGCAGAAGATCGTCGGCAACCTGTCGGGCGGTGAGCGCGGGCGCCTGCACCTGGCCAAGACGCTGATCGCCGGCGGCAACGTGCTGCTGCTCGACGAACCGTCGAACGACCTCGACGTCGAAACGCTGCGCGCGCTGGAAGACGCGCTGCTCGAATTCGCGGGCTCGGTGATGGTGATCTCGCACGATCGCTGGTTCCTCGACCGGATCGCGACGCACATCCTCGCGTTCGAGGGCGATTCGCAGGTGGTGTTCTTCGACGGCAACTACCAGGAATACGAAGCGGACAAGCGCGCGCGCCTCGGCGAGGAAGCGGCCAAGCCGAAGCGGATCCGCTTCAAGCCGATCAGCCGCTGA
- a CDS encoding HAD family hydrolase has protein sequence MPAIRAVVFDFGGVLIDWNPEYLYRQLIPDAEARRRFLTEVCGMDWVVRQDAGQTIADGTAEKIAEFPQHAALIRAFYARWPEMVAGQFDDGVALVERLDAAGVPLFGLTNWSVETFPHAWERYAVLRRFRDIVVSGRVKLAKPDPAIYREMFARIAAQLPGIAPGELVFVDDNPRNAQAATALGWHGIHHTGVAATEARLRELGLPA, from the coding sequence ATGCCTGCCATCCGGGCGGTCGTGTTCGACTTCGGCGGGGTGCTGATCGACTGGAACCCCGAGTATCTGTACCGGCAGCTGATTCCCGACGCCGAGGCGCGACGGCGCTTTCTCACCGAGGTTTGCGGGATGGACTGGGTGGTGCGGCAGGACGCGGGCCAGACCATCGCGGACGGCACCGCCGAGAAGATCGCCGAGTTCCCGCAGCACGCGGCGCTGATCCGCGCGTTCTACGCGCGCTGGCCCGAGATGGTGGCGGGCCAGTTCGACGACGGCGTCGCGCTGGTCGAGCGGCTCGACGCGGCCGGCGTGCCGCTGTTCGGGCTCACCAACTGGTCGGTCGAGACGTTCCCGCATGCCTGGGAGCGCTACGCGGTGCTGCGGCGCTTTCGCGACATCGTGGTGTCGGGGCGCGTGAAGCTCGCCAAGCCCGATCCGGCGATCTACCGCGAGATGTTCGCGCGCATCGCCGCGCAGCTGCCCGGCATCGCGCCGGGTGAACTCGTGTTCGTCGACGACAACCCGCGCAACGCGCAGGCGGCCACGGCGCTCGGCTGGCACGGCATCCACCATACGGGCGTGGCGGCCACCGAGGCGCGGCTGCGCGAACTCGGCCTGCCGGCTTGA
- a CDS encoding aminopeptidase P family protein: MNARHPDVSPVPARLALLRSAMAREGVAACLVPSADPHLSEYLPEHWQSRRWLSGFTGSVGTLVVTADFAGLWVDSRYWVQAAAQLDGTGVQLMKMMGGQQTQPHVEWLAEHVPAGAAVSVDGAVLGVAAARALAAALGARGVVLRTDLDLLERIWPERPALPVAPVFEHVAPHAHTARADKLAQVREAMRAQGAGLHFISTLDDIAWLFNLRGADVSYNPVFVAHALITADQATLFIVDGKLDAALQASLAADGVTVRAYEAAAAALAALPAGSTLLIDPRRVTFGSLQAVPDTVRLAEAVNPSTFAKSRKTPAEIAHVRETMARDGAALAEFFAWFEAALGHETLTELTIDEQLTAARARQPGFVSPSFATIAGFNANGAMPHYRATPEAHATIEGDGLLLIDSGGQFVGGTTDITRVVPVGTPSEAQRRDFTIVLKAMIALSRARFPRGIRSPMLDAIARAPMWAAGLDYGHGTGHGVGYFLNVHEGPQVIAHYAAADPQTAMEEGMITSNEPGVYRPGQWGVRIENLVLNRAAGQTPFGDFLEFETLTLCPIDTRCVLAELLDAGERAWLDDYHATVRERVGPLVTGAAKTWLEARTQPL; encoded by the coding sequence ATGAACGCCCGTCATCCCGACGTCTCGCCCGTCCCCGCCCGGCTTGCCCTGTTGCGCAGCGCGATGGCGCGCGAGGGCGTCGCCGCCTGCCTCGTGCCGTCGGCCGATCCGCACCTGTCGGAATACCTGCCCGAGCACTGGCAGTCGCGCCGCTGGCTGTCCGGCTTCACGGGCTCGGTCGGCACGCTGGTGGTGACGGCCGACTTCGCCGGCCTGTGGGTCGACAGCCGCTACTGGGTGCAGGCCGCCGCGCAGCTCGACGGCACCGGCGTGCAACTGATGAAGATGATGGGCGGCCAGCAGACCCAGCCGCACGTCGAGTGGCTTGCCGAGCACGTGCCGGCGGGCGCCGCGGTCAGCGTGGACGGCGCGGTGCTCGGCGTGGCCGCCGCGCGCGCGCTGGCCGCGGCGCTTGGCGCGCGCGGCGTGGTGCTGCGCACCGACCTCGACCTGCTCGAACGGATCTGGCCGGAGCGTCCCGCGCTGCCGGTGGCGCCCGTGTTCGAACACGTCGCGCCGCACGCGCACACCGCGCGCGCCGACAAGCTCGCGCAGGTGCGCGAGGCGATGCGGGCGCAGGGCGCCGGGCTGCATTTCATCTCGACGCTCGACGACATCGCGTGGCTGTTCAACCTGCGCGGCGCCGACGTCAGCTACAACCCGGTGTTCGTCGCGCACGCGCTGATCACGGCCGACCAGGCGACGCTGTTCATCGTCGACGGCAAGCTCGACGCGGCGCTGCAGGCGTCGCTCGCGGCCGACGGCGTGACGGTGCGCGCCTACGAGGCGGCCGCGGCGGCGCTGGCCGCGCTGCCGGCCGGCAGCACGCTGCTGATCGATCCGCGCCGTGTCACGTTCGGCTCGCTGCAGGCGGTGCCGGACACGGTGCGGCTGGCCGAGGCCGTCAACCCGTCGACGTTCGCCAAGTCGCGCAAGACGCCGGCCGAGATCGCCCACGTGCGCGAGACGATGGCGCGCGACGGCGCGGCGCTGGCCGAATTCTTCGCCTGGTTCGAGGCTGCGCTCGGCCACGAGACCCTCACCGAGCTGACCATCGACGAGCAGCTGACCGCCGCGCGCGCGCGCCAGCCCGGCTTCGTGTCGCCGAGCTTCGCGACCATTGCCGGCTTCAACGCGAACGGCGCGATGCCGCACTATCGCGCGACGCCCGAGGCGCACGCGACGATCGAGGGCGACGGGCTGCTGTTGATCGACTCGGGCGGCCAGTTCGTGGGCGGCACCACCGACATCACTCGGGTGGTGCCGGTCGGCACGCCGAGCGAGGCGCAGCGGCGCGACTTCACGATCGTGCTGAAGGCGATGATCGCGCTGTCGCGCGCGCGTTTCCCGCGCGGCATCCGCTCGCCGATGCTCGATGCGATCGCACGCGCGCCGATGTGGGCCGCCGGGCTCGACTACGGCCACGGCACGGGGCACGGCGTCGGTTATTTCCTGAACGTCCACGAAGGCCCGCAGGTGATCGCGCACTACGCGGCGGCCGATCCGCAGACGGCGATGGAGGAGGGCATGATCACCTCGAACGAGCCGGGCGTGTACCGGCCGGGGCAGTGGGGCGTGCGCATCGAGAACCTGGTGCTGAACCGCGCGGCCGGGCAGACGCCGTTCGGCGATTTCCTCGAGTTCGAGACGCTGACGCTGTGCCCGATCGACACGCGTTGCGTGCTGGCCGAACTGCTCGACGCGGGCGAGCGCGCCTGGCTCGACGACTATCATGCGACGGTGCGCGAGCGCGTCGGCCCGCTCGTCACGGGGGCGGCGAAAACCTGGCTCGAGGCGCGCACCCAGCCGCTCTGA
- a CDS encoding beta-1,4-mannosyl-glycoprotein beta-1,4-N-acetylglucosaminyltransferase translates to MTSTRRPKIYDCFCYFNEDMLLELRLEILWDHVDYFVIAESRYTQVGDEKPLNFDMERFARFRSKIRYLAIDHLPPGAPDPWKNENYQRSYLFNGLHDAEPDDLIVVSDLDEIPRPECLRRFDARRYLRADLHQYCYAYFLNNRLMDGDGFADWTGTRVTTYRHLTTFFGNVNAVRSYKSAGLLRSLRRAWFRRFRVQQVRHAGWHFSWVTSPAAMIVKMRSVADQKFMSDAFQDLDFIEARIRSGRDVLDRPLRYVPQPVEAPQFPSEIVAARERLARWLIEPADSAASVPAAAGGQP, encoded by the coding sequence ATGACTTCGACGCGCCGCCCGAAGATTTACGATTGCTTCTGCTATTTCAACGAGGACATGCTGCTCGAGCTGCGGCTCGAGATCCTGTGGGATCACGTCGATTACTTCGTGATCGCGGAATCGCGCTACACGCAGGTCGGTGACGAGAAGCCGCTGAACTTCGACATGGAACGCTTCGCGCGCTTTCGCAGCAAGATCCGCTATCTCGCGATCGATCACCTGCCGCCGGGCGCGCCCGATCCGTGGAAGAACGAGAACTACCAGCGCAGCTACCTGTTCAACGGGCTGCACGACGCCGAGCCCGACGACCTGATCGTGGTGTCCGACCTCGACGAGATTCCGCGGCCCGAATGCCTGCGCCGCTTCGATGCGCGGCGCTACCTGCGCGCGGACCTGCATCAGTATTGCTACGCCTACTTCCTGAACAACCGGCTGATGGACGGCGACGGTTTCGCCGACTGGACCGGCACGCGCGTGACCACCTACCGGCATCTGACGACGTTCTTCGGCAACGTCAACGCGGTGCGTTCGTACAAGTCGGCGGGGCTGCTGCGTTCGCTCAGGCGCGCGTGGTTCCGGCGCTTCCGGGTCCAGCAGGTCCGCCATGCCGGCTGGCATTTCTCGTGGGTCACGAGCCCGGCGGCGATGATCGTCAAGATGCGCAGCGTGGCCGACCAGAAGTTCATGAGCGACGCGTTTCAGGATCTCGACTTCATCGAGGCGCGGATCCGTTCCGGCCGCGACGTGCTCGACCGGCCGCTGCGCTACGTGCCGCAGCCGGTCGAGGCGCCCCAGTTCCCGAGCGAGATCGTCGCGGCGCGCGAGCGCCTGGCGCGCTGGCTGATCGAGCCGGCCGATTCTGCCGCGTCGGTGCCGGCCGCTGCGGGCGGGCAGCCCTGA